The genomic DNA TGCGAGTAGACGCGCCGGATTTGGCGGATTCTTTTCGCGCCGCCCGCGTGCGCAGAATTTGCAAGCAGGTTATGGGATATGCGCAAAAATATTTCTCCGTCCAAGACAAGCGAGTGGCGTGCAAGCAAATCATAAATGCGATGGATGGTGCCGGCGACCGAATTCTCCAAAGGCACGATACCCTGCAGAGCCTTGCCTTTTGCCACTGCCTTGAAAACCTCGTCAAATGAGGGACAAGGTATCATCGCCGCGTGTATCCCAAAATATTTCTGTGCCGCGATTTCGCTGTACGCGCCATGTTCTCCTTGGAAAGCGATTTTATTCCGTTTAGGTAATGAATTTTTTGTCATAATTTCTTTCCTACCTTTCTCTCTTCTTAGAGCGAGTGTTGGCTGTAACGAAAAGCGTCTCGGAGGTTTTGCGGGCATGGGTCCCGCGAAGCGGGAGAGCAAAACCGAGAGCCGAGCGGTAATTTCCTCGCTGGGGAAATTGACCGCGTCTTTTCGTGGCGGCCACACTCGCTTACGTCGCCACCGTTCTTCCTATCGCGCCCGCAATGGTATTTATTTCTCGCATCAGCTGGTTAAGCGCCTCAATGGATATCGCTTGCTCTGCGTCTGAAATGGATTTATCCGGATCTATGTGGCACTCGATAAGCAGCCCGTCTGCCCCCGCGGCAATGGCCGCTCTACTCATCGCGGGCACCAAATCGCGCCTGCCAGTACCGTGTGAAGGGTCCACGATGATGGGCAAGTGGGTTTCATTTTGCAAATAAGGCACCGCATTCAGGTCAAGCGTAAACCGCAGCTCAGTGACATGCGTGCGGATGCCGCGTTCGCAGAGCATCACATTTGCATTGCCTCCGGTGAGAATATATTCTGCGGCGAGCAAAAATTCCTTGTAGGTGGAATGCATGCCGCGCTTTAAGAGCACGGGATGTTTTGTGCGCCCGACCTCTCGCAAAAGTGTATAATTCTGCATGTTCCGCGCGCCGATTTGGAGTATGTCCGCATATTCCACAATAAGATCCACATCCCTGGGGTCCATCACTTCCGTGATGGAGCGCAATCCAGTAGAACGCGCCGCTTTCTGGAGAAGCTGGAGCCCTCTCTTCCCCAACCCTTGGAAATCATACGGGCCGGTGCGGGGCTTAAATGCCCCACCGCGCAGCACCGTGCCGCCCGCCTCTTTTACCGCTTTCGCAATCAGCGTAATCTGCTCTTCGTTTTCCACCGAACACGGCCCTGCCATTATCACCACCTGCGGCCCTCCCACCAGCAGCCCTTGCACGTCAATCACTGTCTTCTCATCTCCGGAAGTATGCGCAAGCCGGTATGGTTTGAGAGGAGACGACTCTGCAGGCAATATTCCGTTGTCACTCTTAGGTGATTCTAACACTGTTTTCACTCTCTTAATGACTTTTTCTTTCATGATAGTTGGCATATGTGTGGCGTATAAAGGCGTAATAATGGCGTGAATTGGCTTCTATAAAACATTAAACTCCCCCGTGTTTGGGAGAGTCATACTATCGCGAGGCTTGAACTATCTTTATTTATTCATATACGACAAATCTCCCAAACGGTTAGTCGGGCTAAAGAAAAACCAAAAATAATTGTTGGAGAATTGTGCGCTTTGCATAATTAAAAATTTATACTCTACCAAAACAGATAAAAGCTCCACTTTCTCTTTTTATTTAGCATTTTTATCCTTTTCTTCGGAGGACGTCTGCATACCAAGCCTATCTCTTTCAAAATCAGAAACTGCTTTGAGCGCTTCATCTGCGCGCTGTTTAAGTTTATCGTACTCTTCATTGAGTGCTCCTGCTTCCTCCTGACCAGCCCCAACCAGCTTATTCAGTCTCTGCCGTAAGAGCGCCATGTACTCATAGTTATGCGACAAACCCTGCCTCTTTGTCCTCTCCCAAAATTCTGTCACTGGTGCATCTTTCGATAGTCCTTCTTTTCTCACTTGATCCGTTTCTTCATGCATGGATTTATTTTCCTCTGCGACTTGCCTAGCATCATCATATACTTCTGCGACTTTCTCTGGATCCCAATTTTCTTTTTTCCACATAGGTGCAAAATTTATTCACGACCGCTGATCTCCGGACGCGTCTTTCTTCTCCTTATAGAAGAGTGTCGGCCATGAAATCGCCACAAGCCCTGCCAGGATGATGGCGAGTATGATGATAATGTGTGCGTAGGGATTCATACACTTTTATTAAACATCTTCACGAAACAATATTACCACACGCCTTATAACCATGTCAAATCGGGCGGACGGAAAGGTCGGGAATCCTTCGAAAATCGCGCACATTCCTCGTCACGAGACTCGTGCCAGTGAAGAGCGCAGTGGCAGCAATCGTGCTGTCCGCGAGTGAGAGGCGATAGGTGCGCCGGATAAATCCAGTGATGCGTGCAATGCGCGAGTCGAGCGAAATCACCGCGAGCGTGCTCAATAACCTTTCGATCCGATTTTCTTCCTCGATACTCAAATCCGGAAATCCGAAAAGTTCCGCCTCGGTGAGCGCCGACACATACACGGTGATCGGCTCGTTGAGCAGTCCGCTCAAGATTGCGGCCGCATGAGGGTCGTCCTTGAGGTAATAGATGATCGCGTTGGTGTCGAGCGTGTACACAAACAGAATGTGCGCTACGCCTCCGCTGACGTCCGCTCCCACTCACGACGCATCTTCCGCAAGGTGAGGATGGGATCGGGTTTCCGGCGCTTCCACATCCCGCGTGCCTGTTCCCAGACGCGTGTACGGTCATTGCCGCGCAGGAGTAAGCGAAGATTCGCTTCCGCGTCACCTTTTGTACGTTCTTTTATTGGAGTCGAAATGACAGAATATGACATAAAACGCCTTTTATAACCCTTACATCAATATAACTATACCCCATTCTCAAGCGTCCATCAAGTGTGTGGGGGTACTGTGTGCGGGGTACTACGTCAATTTATCCCTTCGCCTGCGTCCACCAACGTCCTCAAATATTTCTTTACCGCATCAATCCCTTGCCCCTGCGGCACTTTATTAAACACATCCAGCACCGCGCTGCCGACGATGGCGACATCAGCCCCCGCCTCTTTGAGTGTCTTGATATGCTCATGTGTTGAAACGCCAAATCCCACCGCGATGGACACATCCTTATGCGCCCGAATTCTTTGAAGATGGTGCGCAAGCTCCTTATGGAGCGACGCGCGCGCGCCGGTCGTTCCTTTCTGCCCGATGAAATAGAGAAACTGGTTTGGCTTATCCAGTACTTTCTCAACTCGCTCGTCCGTGCTCACGGTGGAAAGAAACCGCATCGCTACTAAACCAGAACGCGCTGCGTGCTCCAAAAAATGATCATGCGCTTCTTCATCAATCGGAATATCAGGAACGATGAGCCCGCTCACCCCCACCTCTGCCGCATCTCTACAAAATTGCTCGACGCCGTAATGAAAGACAAGATTAAAATACGTCATAAATAGGAGAGGTATTTTACAGTGTGCCCCAACCAAATTCTGCGCCGCGGCAAACGCATCCTTCACCTTGAATCCTCTCTTAAGCGAGACTTCATTTGCCTTCATTATCGTCGGCCCGTCAGCCAAGGGATCTGAAAAAGGAATCTGCAGCTCGATAAAATCAACGCCCGCCCCTGCCATCGCATGCACAAGCCCAATGGAATCCTGCAGCGACGGATAGCCCAAGACAATATGGGCCATGATCCCTAATCTTTTCTCCTCTTTTATTTTATTGAGTCGTGTAATAATCTTGTTCATATTCACGTGTGTCATTCCCGCGAAGGCGGGAATCTAGAAAAAAAACAAACATAAAAATCGATCGTTTTCTTTTTGTTTTTTAGTTCTGGATCCCGTATCAAGTACGGGATGACGGTAATGTTGACCTTCTCTTTAAGTATTCCTTCCAAATCTGCCCGCCGAATATATCCCCGAGAATAAACAAATCTTTATCACCGCGTCCCGACATATTCACGACGATGATTTTTTCTTTGGATAAGGTGGGTGCAAGTTTCACGACATGCGCGAATGCGTGTGCCGATTCAAGCGCGGCAAAGAGCCCCTCCATGCGCGCCAGAGCTTGAAATGCACTGAGCGCTTCCTCGTCGGTCGCCGACACATACTGCACTCTTCCCTTCTGGTAAAGCAGCCCATGCTCCGGCCCGATCCCCGCATAATCAAGGCCCGCAGAAATGCTATGCGTGTTTTGTATTTGCCCGTCTTCGTTCTGCAGAAAATAAGACTTATATCCTTCAACAACCCCAAGCTTGGGATCGCGGGCTAGGCGCGCCGCGTGCTTCCCTGTTGATGTCACTCCCTCGCCCCCTGCCTCCACGCCAATAAGACGCACGGAAGGCTCTTCCAAAAAGGTGTTGAAAATGCCTATGGCATTACTGCCGCCGCCCACGCACGCGATCACATAATCAGGGAGTTCTCTGCCTGTTTGTGCCTTTAACTGCTCCCGCACCTCAAGCCCCACAATATTCTGAAAATCGCGCACCAGAGAAGGGTAAGGGTGCGGGCCTAAAGCGCTTCCCAACAGGTAATAGCTCTCATCCACGTTCGCGATCCAGTCTTGGATGGCAGCCGTGACTGCGTCTTTTAAGCGTTTAGTGCCATGGGCAACCGGCACTACCTCAGCGCCCAATTGCTCCATCCAGAATACGTTCGGCCGCTGCCGTTCATAATCCACCTCGCCCATGTAGACGGTGCATGCAAATCCAAACTTCGCCGCGACCGTTGCGGCCGCCAGCCCATGCTGTCCCGCGCCTGTTTCTGCGATTAGGCGTTTTTTGCCCATGCGGCGAGCAAGGAGCGCCTGCCCCAGACAATGGTTCATCTTGTGCGCGCCGGTATGGTTTAATCCTTCATTTTTAATAAAAATATTCGCGCCGCCTAAGTGCGCGCTCAAATTTCGCGCAGAGGTAAGCGGCGTGGGGCGGCCGGAATAATTCTGATAGAGATCCATAAGCTCGCTCAAGAAAGTAGGATCATTTTTCGCGGTTGCATAGGCGCGCTCAAGCGCGAGTAACGCCGGCATCAAATTTTCCGGCACATACCTACCACCCAGCTCGCCAAAATGCCCCTGCGCGTCTGCATCGTACGGTGTGGAGAAAAAAATGTTCTTCACCCCGTTAGAAATTTGTTTTGCATCTTGCATAATATTTCATCCCTGTTAGAAGTCTTTCTTGTGATTTCTAACGGGGTTAATAAACAATATGACCATTTAGCCATGTATACTCGATTG from Patescibacteria group bacterium includes the following:
- the trpB gene encoding tryptophan synthase subunit beta, translating into MQDAKQISNGVKNIFFSTPYDADAQGHFGELGGRYVPENLMPALLALERAYATAKNDPTFLSELMDLYQNYSGRPTPLTSARNLSAHLGGANIFIKNEGLNHTGAHKMNHCLGQALLARRMGKKRLIAETGAGQHGLAAATVAAKFGFACTVYMGEVDYERQRPNVFWMEQLGAEVVPVAHGTKRLKDAVTAAIQDWIANVDESYYLLGSALGPHPYPSLVRDFQNIVGLEVREQLKAQTGRELPDYVIACVGGGSNAIGIFNTFLEEPSVRLIGVEAGGEGVTSTGKHAARLARDPKLGVVEGYKSYFLQNEDGQIQNTHSISAGLDYAGIGPEHGLLYQKGRVQYVSATDEEALSAFQALARMEGLFAALESAHAFAHVVKLAPTLSKEKIIVVNMSGRGDKDLFILGDIFGGQIWKEYLKRRSTLPSSRT
- the trpA gene encoding tryptophan synthase subunit alpha, whose product is MNKIITRLNKIKEEKRLGIMAHIVLGYPSLQDSIGLVHAMAGAGVDFIELQIPFSDPLADGPTIMKANEVSLKRGFKVKDAFAAAQNLVGAHCKIPLLFMTYFNLVFHYGVEQFCRDAAEVGVSGLIVPDIPIDEEAHDHFLEHAARSGLVAMRFLSTVSTDERVEKVLDKPNQFLYFIGQKGTTGARASLHKELAHHLQRIRAHKDVSIAVGFGVSTHEHIKTLKEAGADVAIVGSAVLDVFNKVPQGQGIDAVKKYLRTLVDAGEGIN
- the aroF gene encoding 3-deoxy-7-phosphoheptulonate synthase — translated: MPTIMKEKVIKRVKTVLESPKSDNGILPAESSPLKPYRLAHTSGDEKTVIDVQGLLVGGPQVVIMAGPCSVENEEQITLIAKAVKEAGGTVLRGGAFKPRTGPYDFQGLGKRGLQLLQKAARSTGLRSITEVMDPRDVDLIVEYADILQIGARNMQNYTLLREVGRTKHPVLLKRGMHSTYKEFLLAAEYILTGGNANVMLCERGIRTHVTELRFTLDLNAVPYLQNETHLPIIVDPSHGTGRRDLVPAMSRAAIAAGADGLLIECHIDPDKSISDAEQAISIEALNQLMREINTIAGAIGRTVAT
- a CDS encoding type II toxin-antitoxin system VapC family toxin gives rise to the protein MYTLDTNAIIYYLKDDPHAAAILSGLLNEPITVYVSALTEAELFGFPDLSIEEENRIERLLSTLAVISLDSRIARITGFIRRTYRLSLADSTIAATALFTGTSLVTRNVRDFRRIPDLSVRPI